The following are encoded together in the Nocardioides okcheonensis genome:
- a CDS encoding FecCD family ABC transporter permease — translation MTTSRPTAPPRAAADALDVVRRARRGPRRHHRRVVGGLLLAVVGAFAVRVLLGDYTVTIPDFVRILSGEQIPGATYIVMESKLPRAVLAVLVGLAFGVGGAIFQTTLRNPLASPDVVGVSLGASAAAVSAIALAGWSGGAVSLAAVGGALAVALLVRLVAGDHSGFRLVLAGIGLAAAMQSVIQYVFTRVDEWDVQLVLRWLTGSVNGVAWSTIGQLALALVVLLPVTAWVARSLRATELGEDTATGLGVGRGRTDLLMLLATLLVGVGVAAAGPVAFVAFVSGPIARALNRGRTTLLASGLVGALVVLVADHAGAYALDINLPVGVVTGAFGAPFLLWLLARGPVTAQRGRRAA, via the coding sequence GTGACGACCTCTCGCCCGACCGCCCCGCCGCGCGCCGCGGCCGACGCCCTCGACGTGGTGCGCCGGGCGCGCCGGGGACCGCGGCGCCACCACCGCCGGGTCGTCGGCGGACTGCTGCTCGCCGTCGTCGGCGCCTTCGCCGTCCGGGTGCTGCTGGGCGACTACACCGTGACGATCCCCGACTTCGTGCGGATCCTGTCCGGCGAGCAGATCCCCGGCGCCACCTACATCGTGATGGAGTCCAAGCTGCCGCGGGCCGTGCTCGCGGTGCTGGTCGGCCTCGCCTTCGGCGTCGGCGGCGCGATCTTCCAGACCACGCTGCGCAACCCGCTCGCCAGCCCCGACGTGGTCGGGGTCAGCCTCGGCGCCAGCGCGGCCGCCGTCTCCGCGATTGCCCTGGCCGGCTGGTCGGGCGGCGCCGTGTCGCTCGCCGCGGTCGGCGGCGCGCTCGCGGTCGCGCTGCTCGTACGCCTCGTCGCCGGCGACCACTCCGGCTTCCGTCTCGTCCTGGCCGGCATCGGGCTCGCCGCCGCGATGCAGTCGGTCATCCAGTACGTCTTCACCCGGGTCGACGAGTGGGACGTGCAGCTGGTGCTGCGCTGGCTCACCGGCAGCGTCAACGGTGTCGCCTGGTCGACGATCGGCCAGCTCGCGCTGGCGCTCGTCGTGCTGCTGCCGGTCACGGCGTGGGTCGCCCGGTCGCTGCGCGCCACCGAGCTGGGCGAGGACACCGCGACGGGCCTCGGCGTCGGGCGTGGCCGCACGGACCTGCTGATGCTGCTCGCCACCCTGCTGGTCGGGGTGGGCGTGGCGGCGGCCGGTCCGGTGGCGTTCGTCGCCTTCGTGTCCGGGCCGATCGCCCGCGCGCTCAACCGCGGACGCACCACCCTGCTCGCCTCGGGGCTGGTCGGCGCCCTCGTCGTGCTCGTCGCCGACCACGCCGGGGCGTACGCCCTCGACATCAACCTGCCGGTGGGCGTCGTGACCGGCGCGTTCGGCGCCCCGTTCCTGCTCTGGCTGCTCGCCCGCGGCCCCGTCACCGCACAGCGCGGAAGGAGGGCGGCATGA
- a CDS encoding putative T7SS-secreted protein yields the protein MPDFEVEGNPGNVRAKALTMEQKGQLFYDTGDALAKIDVSGWTGRAADEFREAHDLEPDRWIKSGNGFKKAAAGLTTYAGALEDAQRRAAEAEAEYERGQRESESARTQYDSYMGRMRSYWASGGTDQAEPFVDWGDPIQQEALRTMQAVRSDLDQAAHTCAGQVRAGCADAPEEPNWLESGLKFVGGILEGAGEAVWDLLTMVPFSPVNLVIDGYKLASGDLTPEELAKKYELSVENAVDMAQGIYTGLTTDPVGFGKNLGKSLLDWDTWADDPARAIGHLVPDAIAAAATAGAGALATRGGRFAMDGLDALSDMGRLRHLDDLADLGDLRHLDDLGDGSRIYSMMDDVPHRTSFSPDQLNASRVDDVLARHDISRSELNDLVNKPAADLTPSERATLNAVRDDFPAPDSSTVMQKVIDQPYFDEKTGELRLGGADNYIHDHYAADEVRGAVTVADDTSHLGTPRSINEDLRLDYDGTHHSTGDASTHVIRFQTDQPNFDIPRNSDMTGSPTRFDSWSDPFTGNGFTKSGDDIIPEYVTDGPTVIREGAEMWEVTDSGTQRLVAVLRSIDGEPAWIPQGN from the coding sequence GTGCCGGACTTCGAGGTCGAGGGCAACCCGGGCAACGTCCGTGCGAAGGCCCTCACGATGGAGCAGAAGGGCCAGCTCTTCTACGACACCGGGGACGCTCTCGCCAAGATCGACGTCTCGGGATGGACCGGCCGGGCCGCCGACGAGTTCCGCGAGGCCCACGACCTGGAGCCGGACCGCTGGATCAAGTCCGGCAACGGGTTCAAGAAGGCGGCGGCCGGCCTGACGACGTACGCCGGTGCGCTCGAGGACGCGCAGCGCCGGGCCGCCGAGGCCGAGGCGGAGTACGAGCGCGGGCAGCGCGAGTCGGAGAGCGCCCGCACGCAGTACGACTCCTACATGGGTCGGATGCGCAGCTACTGGGCCAGCGGCGGCACCGACCAGGCGGAGCCGTTCGTCGACTGGGGCGACCCGATCCAGCAGGAGGCGCTGCGGACCATGCAGGCCGTCCGCTCCGACCTCGACCAGGCCGCGCACACGTGCGCGGGCCAGGTGCGGGCCGGCTGCGCGGACGCCCCCGAGGAGCCCAACTGGCTCGAGTCGGGACTGAAGTTCGTCGGCGGCATCCTCGAGGGCGCCGGCGAGGCGGTCTGGGACCTGCTCACGATGGTGCCGTTCAGCCCGGTCAACCTCGTGATCGACGGCTACAAGCTGGCCTCGGGCGACCTCACGCCCGAGGAGCTGGCGAAGAAGTACGAGCTGTCGGTGGAGAACGCGGTCGACATGGCCCAGGGGATCTACACCGGCCTGACCACCGACCCGGTGGGCTTCGGGAAGAACCTCGGCAAGAGCCTGCTCGACTGGGACACGTGGGCCGACGACCCGGCGCGCGCGATCGGCCACCTCGTGCCCGACGCGATCGCAGCCGCCGCGACCGCCGGCGCCGGAGCGCTCGCCACCCGCGGCGGCAGGTTCGCGATGGACGGCCTCGACGCCCTCAGCGACATGGGCAGGTTGCGCCACCTCGACGACCTCGCGGACCTCGGCGACCTCCGCCACCTCGACGACCTCGGCGACGGCTCGCGGATCTACTCGATGATGGACGACGTCCCGCACCGCACGTCGTTCTCGCCCGACCAGCTCAACGCCTCGCGCGTCGACGACGTGCTCGCCCGGCACGACATCTCGCGCAGCGAGCTCAACGACCTCGTCAACAAGCCGGCGGCGGACCTCACGCCCTCCGAGCGCGCGACGCTCAACGCGGTCCGCGACGACTTCCCCGCGCCCGACAGCAGCACCGTGATGCAGAAGGTCATCGACCAGCCCTACTTCGACGAGAAGACCGGCGAGCTCAGGCTGGGCGGTGCCGACAACTACATCCACGACCACTACGCCGCCGACGAGGTGCGCGGCGCGGTCACGGTGGCCGACGACACCTCGCACCTCGGGACCCCGCGGTCGATCAACGAGGACCTGCGCCTCGACTACGACGGCACGCACCACTCCACCGGCGACGCCTCGACGCACGTGATCCGGTTCCAGACCGACCAGCCCAACTTCGACATCCCGCGCAACAGCGACATGACCGGTTCGCCGACCCGGTTCGACAGCTGGAGCGACCCGTTCACGGGCAATGGCTTCACGAAGTCCGGTGATGACATCATCCCCGAGTACGTCACCGACGGTCCGACCGTGATCCGCGAGGGAGCCGAGATGTGGGAGGTCACCGACTCCGGGACCCAGCGCCTCGTCGCGGTCCTGCGCTCGATCGACGGTGAGCCGGCGTGGATCCCGCAGGGCAACTGA
- a CDS encoding DUF4097 family beta strand repeat-containing protein, with product MSNHQDHTFDTPEPIELYVENGRGLVEVTASGTTVTSVRITGERAEEFEVRDLEDGTGSRRIAILAPQRSGGFLGRDPRTDIVVEVPVASALTAKVGSSDVRTRGRLDDTRVETGSGDVTLDVVDGSTLVQSGSGDLEAHHLAGDARIKTGSGDVVVRSAASSLVVSTGSGDVRVDAAGDDLAVKTGSGDAAIGSLVGEAVFTTGSGDLVVAEAGPGRVTAKTASGDVRIGVVAGTPVWTDVRTASGRLSSSLPRTGEPAPDQPYLEVRATTASGDVTLHQS from the coding sequence ATGAGCAACCACCAGGACCACACCTTCGACACCCCGGAGCCGATCGAGCTGTACGTCGAGAACGGCCGCGGGCTGGTCGAGGTGACCGCGAGCGGCACGACCGTGACCAGCGTCCGGATCACCGGCGAGCGCGCGGAGGAGTTCGAGGTCCGCGACCTCGAGGACGGGACCGGGTCGCGACGCATCGCGATCCTCGCGCCCCAGCGCAGCGGCGGCTTCCTCGGTCGCGACCCGCGCACCGACATCGTCGTCGAGGTGCCCGTCGCGAGCGCGCTCACCGCCAAGGTCGGCAGCAGCGACGTCCGGACCCGCGGACGCCTCGACGACACGCGCGTCGAGACCGGCTCGGGCGACGTCACGCTCGACGTCGTCGACGGCTCCACGCTCGTGCAGTCCGGCTCCGGCGACCTCGAGGCCCACCACCTCGCTGGCGACGCCCGGATCAAGACCGGCTCGGGCGACGTGGTCGTCCGCAGCGCCGCGTCCTCGCTGGTCGTGTCCACCGGCAGCGGCGACGTACGCGTCGACGCCGCGGGCGACGACCTCGCTGTCAAGACCGGGTCGGGCGACGCCGCGATCGGCTCGCTGGTCGGCGAGGCCGTCTTCACGACCGGTTCCGGCGACCTGGTGGTCGCCGAGGCCGGCCCCGGGCGGGTCACCGCCAAAACCGCGAGCGGCGACGTCCGGATCGGCGTGGTCGCCGGGACGCCGGTGTGGACCGACGTCCGCACCGCCAGCGGCCGGCTCTCGTCCTCGCTGCCCCGCACGGGCGAGCCCGCCCCCGACCAGCCCTACCTCGAGGTCCGCGCGACCACGGCCTCGGGCGACGTCACCCTCCACCAAAGCTGA
- a CDS encoding siderophore-interacting protein, translated as MTVTAAPLPLLFTEVEVVRVERLSPSFVRVGLGGAGLADFGVDGPRWDQRIKLVFPDPVTGGITSTEGVDDSWYATWSQQSPAERGHMRTYTVRDVLGSGEETVLVVDLVLHLEGDLVGPGSTWASTASVGDRIVVLAPRRGFPYGGIEFTPAPGADLLLVGDETAVPAICTVLEQLPDDAVGTAFLEVPVTGDVQDVRRPAGVDVVWLPRQGREHGVALHEAVVAHLGIAGAPVEVAPDEVDPDLWETPSYSSSGEEVPAEVGGVGGTYAWIAGESKVVTGLRRHLVGELGFDRRQVAFMGYWRRGVAMRS; from the coding sequence ATGACCGTGACCGCCGCACCGCTGCCCCTGCTCTTCACCGAGGTCGAGGTGGTCCGGGTCGAACGGCTCTCGCCGAGCTTCGTCCGGGTCGGTCTCGGCGGCGCCGGGCTGGCCGACTTCGGCGTCGACGGCCCGCGCTGGGACCAGCGGATCAAGCTGGTCTTCCCCGACCCCGTGACCGGCGGCATCACCTCGACCGAGGGCGTCGACGACTCGTGGTACGCGACCTGGTCGCAGCAGTCCCCGGCCGAGCGCGGCCACATGCGGACCTACACGGTCCGTGACGTCCTCGGCTCCGGCGAGGAGACCGTCCTGGTCGTGGACCTGGTGCTCCACCTGGAGGGCGACCTGGTCGGACCGGGCTCCACGTGGGCCTCGACCGCCTCCGTCGGCGACCGGATCGTGGTCCTCGCCCCGCGCCGTGGCTTCCCCTACGGCGGCATCGAGTTCACCCCCGCGCCCGGCGCGGACCTGCTCCTGGTCGGCGACGAGACGGCCGTGCCGGCGATCTGCACGGTGCTCGAGCAGCTGCCGGACGACGCGGTCGGCACCGCGTTCCTCGAGGTGCCGGTCACCGGCGACGTGCAGGACGTACGCCGTCCCGCCGGGGTCGACGTCGTCTGGCTGCCGCGCCAGGGTCGCGAGCACGGGGTCGCCCTGCACGAGGCCGTGGTGGCCCACCTCGGGATCGCGGGCGCCCCCGTCGAGGTGGCTCCCGACGAGGTCGACCCCGACCTGTGGGAGACGCCGTCCTACTCCTCCTCCGGCGAGGAGGTGCCGGCCGAGGTCGGCGGTGTCGGCGGGACGTACGCCTGGATCGCGGGCGAGTCGAAGGTGGTCACCGGGCTGCGGCGACACCTCGTCGGTGAGCTGGGCTTCGACCGGCGGCAGGTCGCCTTCATGGGCTACTGGCGCCGCGGGGTCGCGATGAGGTCCTGA
- a CDS encoding WXG100 family type VII secretion target — translation MAVGLVYSEMQAAAQAVADAVDPLQKTLQDLGATLETEAGAGFRGQAAAGFGEAVNEWFRVAATLGPILEGYAQSLTYLAQEHATNDVAQAERAGQLADRLGGGPR, via the coding sequence GTGGCCGTCGGACTCGTCTACTCCGAGATGCAGGCAGCCGCGCAGGCGGTCGCCGACGCGGTCGACCCGCTGCAGAAGACGCTGCAGGACCTCGGCGCGACCCTCGAGACCGAGGCGGGCGCCGGCTTCCGGGGCCAGGCGGCCGCCGGGTTCGGCGAGGCGGTCAACGAGTGGTTCCGCGTCGCGGCGACCCTCGGCCCGATCCTCGAGGGCTACGCGCAGAGCCTGACCTACCTCGCCCAGGAGCACGCCACCAACGACGTCGCGCAGGCCGAGCGCGCCGGCCAGCTCGCCGACCGGCTCGGCGGGGGCCCGCGATGA
- a CDS encoding heterodisulfide reductase-related iron-sulfur binding cluster has protein sequence MQIFAIVVSFALTVAAVALLVPAVRRMLGVIRSGQPAPGRNGNPSGRAVTMLKETFLHTRMLQWHWVGVMHWFVYAAFLFLSTAVLAAYFQLFSPSFAWPLIGHWYPYEWFSELIGLLSTVGIVYLIVYRQKHHPRSEGRRSRFFGSTFWQAYFVEALALLEGAAILFVRAAEWKLDEDAGRSHYPIASWIGDAFYSNDPGTLENVIYAIAAFKIALAMIWLMVIARNITMGIAWHRFTAWFNIYYKREEDGSTALGAMKPLTSDGKAVTLDDIDDLDEDSTLGVGTVEDFSWKGILDFTTCTECGRCQSQCPAWNTEKPLSPKLLITSLRDHAYAKHDGDEAHRERQLVGVGSKGETAGSGEDVLDWFYNPADGDFVIDEDVLWSCTSCGACVQQCPVDIEHVDHIMDMRRYQLLVESNFPAELNQLFKGLENKGNPWNMSATARMDWAKGLEFDVPVVGEDLESLESVDWLFWVGCAGAYEDRAKKTTRAVAELLDMAGISFGVLGNGETCTGDPARRAGNEFVFQGLAQQNVETFKEYKVKKVVSTCAHCFNTLKNEYKDFGIELEVVHHTQLLNRLVREGKLTPVKEGAGAAKRSITYHDPCYLGRHNQVYSPPRELLQILPGAELVEMERNSERSFCCGAGGARMWMEENLGERINMNRTKEAVGTGADQIAVGCPFCRVMLSDGLTSQQAKGEAREEVEVLDVAQMLLASVKGEQATKAAPGSAAAAAPAASAAAATTDVATKDEPETGDVTVTEDTVTETADAGPAAKASGGTSLFDTPADEKPASGGSLFDTPAPEAPAAAEPKAEQPAAEADAKPAAAPAASTDLGSGGSLFDLGTPEPEPAAEPEPQATAQPAPTPAPAPTVSPTTDLGSGGSLFDIAAPDPAPAAPAVAAESPSDSAPTKAPEPEPAVAAESPSDSAPTKAPEPEPAVAAESPSDSAPTGAPQSAPTPTADIAGLGSLFDLEAPAAAEPTAEAPAARAPEPSPSPRPGRPRPLRRLRSPSRSLRAVVDRQRLDADDRRRPGQPRLALRPRGTRDDDRDHGGRGVHPAPASAEPAAAAPTEAPTEAAPAADVTAEATEPEPQPEPETAAAPPSGADLSQAATFRDPEDLPAQPATTEPVAKVPDESTATEEPQAEEPQAEEPQASSSDAPTHTPRTDVDISGSGSLFDL, from the coding sequence ATGCAGATCTTCGCGATCGTCGTCTCGTTCGCACTGACCGTCGCCGCCGTCGCCCTCCTGGTGCCGGCCGTACGTCGGATGCTGGGCGTGATCCGCTCGGGCCAGCCGGCTCCGGGGCGCAACGGCAACCCCTCGGGGCGCGCCGTGACGATGCTGAAGGAGACGTTCCTCCACACCCGGATGCTGCAGTGGCACTGGGTCGGCGTCATGCACTGGTTCGTCTACGCGGCGTTCCTGTTCCTCAGCACGGCCGTGCTGGCGGCCTACTTCCAGCTCTTCTCGCCGAGCTTCGCGTGGCCGCTGATCGGCCACTGGTACCCGTACGAGTGGTTCAGCGAGCTGATCGGGCTACTCAGCACCGTCGGCATCGTCTACCTCATCGTCTACCGCCAGAAGCACCACCCGCGCTCCGAGGGCCGCCGCAGCCGCTTCTTCGGCTCGACGTTCTGGCAGGCCTACTTCGTCGAGGCGCTCGCCCTGCTCGAGGGCGCGGCGATCCTCTTCGTCCGCGCGGCGGAGTGGAAGCTCGACGAGGACGCGGGGCGCTCGCACTACCCGATCGCCTCGTGGATCGGCGACGCGTTCTACTCGAACGACCCCGGCACGCTCGAGAACGTCATCTACGCCATCGCCGCCTTCAAGATCGCGCTCGCGATGATCTGGCTGATGGTGATCGCCCGCAACATCACCATGGGCATCGCGTGGCACCGGTTCACCGCCTGGTTCAACATCTACTACAAGCGCGAGGAGGACGGCAGCACCGCGCTCGGCGCGATGAAGCCGCTGACCTCCGACGGCAAGGCCGTCACGCTCGACGACATCGACGACCTCGACGAGGACTCCACCCTCGGCGTCGGCACGGTCGAGGACTTCTCCTGGAAGGGCATCCTCGACTTCACCACGTGCACCGAGTGCGGCCGGTGCCAGTCGCAGTGCCCGGCGTGGAACACCGAGAAGCCGCTGTCGCCCAAGCTGCTGATCACCAGCCTGCGCGACCACGCGTACGCCAAGCACGACGGCGACGAGGCCCACCGCGAGCGCCAGCTGGTCGGCGTCGGCTCCAAGGGCGAGACCGCCGGCTCCGGCGAGGACGTCCTCGACTGGTTCTACAACCCGGCCGACGGCGACTTCGTCATCGACGAGGACGTGCTGTGGAGCTGCACCTCGTGCGGCGCCTGCGTCCAGCAGTGCCCGGTCGACATCGAGCACGTCGACCACATCATGGACATGCGCCGCTACCAGCTGCTCGTGGAGTCGAACTTCCCGGCCGAGCTCAACCAGCTCTTCAAGGGCCTGGAGAACAAGGGCAACCCATGGAACATGTCGGCCACGGCCCGCATGGACTGGGCCAAGGGCCTGGAGTTCGACGTGCCCGTCGTCGGGGAGGACCTGGAGTCCCTCGAGTCGGTCGACTGGCTGTTCTGGGTCGGCTGCGCCGGCGCCTACGAGGACCGCGCGAAGAAGACCACGCGTGCCGTCGCCGAGCTGCTCGACATGGCCGGCATCTCCTTCGGCGTGCTCGGCAACGGCGAGACCTGCACCGGCGACCCGGCCCGCCGCGCCGGCAACGAGTTCGTCTTCCAGGGCCTGGCCCAGCAGAACGTGGAGACGTTCAAGGAGTACAAGGTCAAGAAGGTCGTCTCGACCTGCGCCCACTGCTTCAACACGCTCAAGAACGAGTACAAGGACTTCGGCATCGAGCTCGAGGTCGTCCACCACACCCAGCTGCTCAACCGCCTGGTGCGCGAGGGCAAGCTGACCCCGGTCAAGGAGGGCGCGGGCGCCGCGAAGCGCTCGATCACCTACCACGACCCGTGCTACCTCGGCCGCCACAACCAGGTCTACTCCCCGCCGCGCGAGCTGCTGCAGATCCTGCCGGGCGCCGAGCTCGTCGAGATGGAGCGCAACTCCGAGCGGTCCTTCTGCTGCGGCGCCGGCGGCGCGCGCATGTGGATGGAGGAGAACCTCGGCGAGCGGATCAACATGAACCGCACGAAGGAGGCCGTCGGCACCGGCGCCGACCAGATCGCCGTCGGCTGCCCGTTCTGCCGCGTGATGCTCTCCGACGGGCTGACCTCGCAGCAGGCCAAGGGCGAGGCCCGCGAGGAGGTCGAGGTCCTCGACGTCGCGCAGATGCTGCTCGCGTCGGTGAAGGGCGAGCAGGCCACCAAGGCCGCACCCGGCTCGGCCGCTGCGGCCGCGCCCGCCGCGTCCGCGGCCGCCGCCACCACCGACGTGGCGACCAAGGACGAGCCGGAGACCGGCGACGTCACCGTCACCGAAGACACGGTCACCGAGACCGCGGACGCCGGTCCGGCCGCGAAGGCCTCCGGCGGGACCTCGCTCTTCGACACCCCTGCCGACGAGAAGCCCGCGTCGGGCGGGTCGCTGTTCGACACCCCCGCCCCCGAGGCACCCGCCGCGGCCGAGCCGAAGGCGGAGCAGCCCGCGGCCGAGGCCGATGCCAAGCCCGCGGCGGCGCCGGCCGCCTCGACCGACCTCGGCTCGGGTGGCTCGCTCTTCGACCTCGGTACGCCCGAGCCGGAGCCCGCCGCGGAGCCCGAGCCGCAGGCCACCGCCCAGCCCGCCCCGACCCCGGCGCCTGCGCCGACCGTGTCGCCGACGACCGACCTCGGCAGCGGGGGCTCGTTGTTCGACATCGCCGCCCCGGACCCGGCACCGGCCGCGCCTGCCGTAGCGGCTGAGTCTCCCAGCGACTCAGCTCCGACCAAGGCCCCCGAGCCCGAGCCCGCCGTGGCGGCTGAGTCTCCCAGCGACTCAGCTCCGACCAAGGCCCCCGAGCCCGAGCCCGCCGTGGCGGCTGAGTCTCCCAGCGACTCAGCTCCCACCGGCGCCCCGCAGTCCGCGCCGACGCCCACGGCGGACATCGCCGGACTCGGGTCGCTGTTCGACCTCGAGGCGCCGGCAGCCGCGGAGCCGACGGCTGAGGCGCCGGCAGCCCGGGCGCCCGAGCCCTCCCCGAGCCCGCGGCCGGGGAGGCCGAGGCCGCTCCGGCGGCTGCGGAGCCCGAGCCGGAGCCTGCGCGCCGTCGTCGACCGCCAGCGTCTCGACGCCGACGACCGACGTCGACCTGGGCAGCCTCGGCTCGCTCTTCGACCTCGAGGCACCCGAGACGACGACCGCGACCACGGCGGGCGCGGCGTCCACCCGGCGCCGGCGTCCGCCGAGCCGGCCGCGGCAGCCCCGACCGAGGCACCGACCGAGGCCGCCCCGGCGGCGGACGTGACGGCCGAGGCGACGGAGCCCGAGCCCCAGCCCGAGCCCGAGACGGCGGCCGCCCCGCCGAGCGGCGCGGACCTGAGTCAGGCGGCGACGTTCCGTGACCCCGAGGACCTGCCGGCCCAGCCGGCGACCACGGAGCCGGTCGCGAAGGTCCCGGACGAGTCGACGGCCACCGAGGAGCCGCAGGCCGAGGAGCCGCAGGCCGAGGAGCCGCAGGCCTCGTCGTCCGACGCGCCGACGCACACCCCGCGCACGGACGTCGACATCAGCGGGTCGGGTTCGCTCTTCGACCTCTGA
- a CDS encoding toxin-antitoxin system HicB family antitoxin codes for MDITPYVDSLRRDLVAAAEAGSDELKQAAERLAYALDPSARLALMEAISHAAAEITAELPEGNVDVRLVGRELDFVVEVAPPAAMPEPPAPPAPPAPPEEPDGDLARITLRIPEAVKARAEEKAAAAGQSLNTWLVGVVRSATSDHAINVDIDLSSVPFVGYDPFASTRKQGNNRRMTGWA; via the coding sequence ATGGACATCACGCCGTACGTCGACTCCCTCCGTCGCGACCTCGTCGCCGCGGCCGAGGCGGGGAGCGACGAGCTCAAGCAGGCCGCCGAGCGGCTGGCCTACGCCCTCGACCCGAGCGCCCGCCTCGCGCTGATGGAGGCCATCTCCCACGCGGCGGCCGAGATCACCGCCGAGCTGCCCGAGGGCAACGTCGACGTCCGGCTGGTGGGGCGCGAGCTCGACTTCGTGGTCGAGGTCGCGCCGCCGGCCGCGATGCCCGAGCCGCCCGCGCCGCCGGCGCCCCCCGCCCCGCCCGAGGAGCCGGACGGCGACCTCGCGCGGATCACCCTCCGCATCCCCGAGGCCGTCAAGGCGCGCGCGGAGGAGAAGGCCGCGGCCGCCGGCCAGAGCCTCAACACCTGGCTCGTCGGCGTGGTCCGCAGCGCGACCAGCGACCACGCGATCAACGTCGACATCGACCTCAGCAGCGTGCCCTTCGTGGGCTACGACCCGTTCGCCTCCACCCGGAAGCAGGGCAACAACCGCCGGATGACCGGCTGGGCCTGA
- a CDS encoding ABC transporter ATP-binding protein, whose translation MTATHETHRLEARGLTLGYADTAVVDDLDLAVPPGEVTVIVGANACGKSTLLRGLARLLKPRGGSVLLDGEVLHRLPTRRVARTLGLLPQNPIAPEGVTVSDLVGRGRHPHHGPFGRWTAADEQAVAEALVLTDTLELADRVVDELSGGQRQRVWIAMALAQGTDLLLLDEPTTYLDVAHQVEMLDLLADLNARRGTTIVMVLHDLNLAARYADHLVALRHGRVVASGTPAEVVTEDVVRTVFGLDNRVVEDPVSHTPLVVPVGRHRPRARPVPTGPSTQETR comes from the coding sequence ATGACCGCCACGCACGAGACCCACCGGCTCGAGGCCCGCGGCTTGACGCTGGGCTACGCCGACACCGCCGTCGTCGACGACCTCGACCTCGCGGTGCCGCCCGGCGAGGTCACCGTCATCGTCGGCGCCAACGCGTGCGGCAAGTCGACCCTGCTGCGCGGGCTGGCCCGGCTGCTGAAGCCGCGCGGCGGCAGCGTGCTGCTCGACGGCGAGGTGCTCCACCGGCTGCCGACCCGCCGGGTCGCGCGCACCCTCGGCCTGCTGCCGCAGAACCCGATCGCGCCCGAGGGCGTGACCGTCTCCGACCTCGTCGGCCGCGGGCGCCACCCGCACCACGGCCCGTTCGGCCGCTGGACCGCCGCCGACGAGCAGGCGGTCGCCGAGGCGCTGGTGCTCACCGACACCCTCGAGCTCGCCGACCGGGTGGTCGACGAGCTCTCCGGCGGTCAGCGGCAGCGGGTGTGGATCGCGATGGCGCTGGCCCAGGGCACCGACCTGCTGCTCCTCGACGAGCCGACCACCTACCTCGACGTCGCCCACCAGGTCGAGATGCTCGACCTGCTCGCCGACCTCAACGCCCGCCGTGGCACCACCATCGTGATGGTCCTGCACGACCTCAACCTCGCCGCGCGCTACGCCGACCACCTGGTCGCGCTGCGCCACGGGCGGGTCGTCGCCTCCGGCACGCCCGCCGAGGTCGTCACCGAGGACGTGGTGCGGACCGTCTTCGGACTGGACAACCGCGTCGTCGAGGACCCCGTCTCGCACACCCCGCTGGTGGTCCCCGTGGGCCGCCACCGCCCGCGCGCCCGCCCCGTCCCGACCGGCCCGTCCACCCAGGAGACCCGATGA